The DNA region ATTCAAGATCCGACGCTACTTCCCTGCCAATGGGGAAGTGACTTCTCAACCCGAGTCAGGCCAGCAACTGGAGCAGTCTCTCCCCGTACGCTTCCAGCTTGGCGGGCCCGATTCCCCGCACCTGAAGCAATGCCTCACGGGTCCGTGGCTGCGCGGCCGCCAACGCCACCAGAGTACGGTCCGGGAAGACGATGTACGGCGGCATTCCCCGACGTCGTGCCTCCTCGGTGCGCCAGCCTTTGAGCCGGGCGAGCAACTCCGGGTCGACGTCGTCCGCCACGGCCGGCTCGGCGGGCTTGACCCGCTTCCGGTCCGAGCCACGAGGTGTGGCCGCCGAGGGCAGTGCCAGCTCCGGCCGGCGTTGGCCCCGTGCCACGGCGAAGCCGTCCGCGGTGAGCGCGAGCACGAAGGCGCCCGGCCGGCCTCCGTCGATGCCGTGGCGCTCGACCAGGCCGGCGTCCGCCAGCACGCCGAGCAGATCTTTCACCTCCTCCAGCGGCATTCCCGCGAGCTTCCCGTACGTCGGAATCCGGTCGAGTCCGCGGTCGAGCACTGGCCGGACCCGGCTTCCCACCAGCACCTGCGCGACCCGCTCGACACCGAATCGTCCGGAGAGCCGCCCCACCCCGGAGAGCGCGATCCGGACGCGCAGCAGCTCGGCATCGTCGAGTGGACGCGCCGTACCCTGACGCCAGCCGAGACAGACGTCGCAGGTACCGCAGCGTGGCGCGGCGCCGCGGCTAGCTCCGCCGGCGAAGTAGTCGAAGACGAACCGGGTTCGGCAGCCGCGGGAAAACGCATACCGGATGATGGTATCGAGTCGCTCGCGATCCCGCCGCGCCTTGAGCGCCAGCGGCTCCAGCGGAAATGGAAGCGGTCCTGTGCCCAAGGGGATGCCGGCGCTCTCCGCGGCGCGGCGCAGCGTTCGGGTGGCCGTGGCGGCGCTCATCGAGGTGACCGCGTTGCCCCCGACCCGCTCGCCGATGCCCTCCTCCGGCACGCCTTCGCCCAGCAGCCGCCATACGGTCCGCAACACCGACGCGCTCGGGTTGGCGCCCGCCAGAAAGAACTCCTGGGTTCGCACGTCGGCGCCGGAAAACAGCAACGTGCAGCGCGAAGGACGGCCGTCCCTGCCGGCCCGGCCTACCTCCTGATAGTAGGCCTCCACGCTGCCCGGCAGCTCGGCGTGCGCCACGAAGCGGATGTCTGCCTTGTCCACCCCCATGCCGAAGGCGTTGGTGGCGGCGATGACCTCGGCCCGCCCGGCCAGGAAATCCTCCTGCACCCGGGTGCGTTCCTCGTCACCCAGGCCCGCGTGGTACCGCCCGGTGCGGAGCCCTTGGCCCGCCAGGAAATCGGCCCACAGCTCGACCGACTTGCGGGTGGCGGCGTAGACGATGCCGGGTGGACCGACCTCCGCGAGCAACCGGCGGAGCGCCGCCTCCTTCTCCTCCCGTCCGCGGCAGCTTTCGACCGCGAGAGTGAGGTTGGAGCGTTCGAAGCCGGTGACCAGCTCGAGCGGCGATTGCAGCCCGAGCTGCGCCGCGATGTCGGCCCGCACCTCCGGCGTGGCAGTGGCGGTGAACGCCGCTACCGCCACGCCGAGCTCCGCGCGCAGGCCGGCCAGCCGCCGGTAGTCGGGCCGGAAATCGTGACCCCACTGGCTGATGCAATGCGCCTCGTCGATCACCAGCCGCACCGGACGAGCCCGCCCGAGCAGGTCGCGAAACGACCCGCTGGCCAGCCGCTCGGGGGCGATATAGAGCAGCGCGAGCGCGCCGCGCGCGAGCTCGCCCTCCACCGTGCTGCGCTCCTCTGGCGAGAGACCGGAGTGGAGCGCGGCCGCCGGAATGCCTCGGGCACGCAATCCGTCCACCTGGTCCTTCATCAGCGCGATGAGCGGCGACACGACGACGGTGAGACCACCCAGCAGCAGGGCCGGCAGCTGGAAGCAGAGGGACTTCCCCGCGCCCGTCGGCATGACCGCTACCACGTCGCGACCCTCGATCACCGCCTCTGCCGCCTCCCGCTGGCCGGGACGGAAGGCGCTCAGGCCGAAGCGCGCGTGCAGGGCACGCTCGAGTTGGGCCACGGCAGGGGAGGAGGACACGGGTGCGCTCGTCACACGAAGAAATCTACTCGGTTGGGCGACCGATTCCGTTCAGACACTCGAGCATGGTGTGAAGCGATGGGATCGCCTACCCGCGGTGACGCGACAGGGTGCGGAAACCCGCCGACCGGTGTGGGGAGTGAGTCAGTCCAGCGCCTCACGGAGCCGGCAGGCCAGCTCCTCGATGCTGAACGGTTTCTGCAGAAATTTCGCGCCCGGCGTGAGCATGCCGTTGGTGGTGATTGCCTCATCGCTGTAGCCGGACATGAAGATGACTCGGAGCGCCGGTCGGACCAGCAGGAGGCGGCGCGCCAGCTCTCCGCCGTTCATGCCCGGCATGAGAATGTCCGTGAGCAGCAGGTGAATCGTCCCCTCGTGGCGTTCGGAGATTTGCAGCGCGCCTGGTCCATCGGCCGCATCCAGCACCCGAAACCCCTGCGCCACGAGCAGCCGGCGCAGTGGCGAGCGGATCTCGGCTTCGTCCTCGGCGACGAGCACCGTCATTCGCCGGTCGGCATGGTCCGCCGAGGCCGGACGGGAACGCATCTCGTCGCTGGCGGGTACGGCGACCGCCGCAGCTCTCCTCGGGTCAGGGCGTTGGTGCATGGCGAGTCTGGTCCTGGTCTGAGCGCAGCGCCATGTCGGCGCACCGCAGGAGGTTTTCCAGCGTCTCCTCCCGGGTTGGCACCTGTCGGGAAAATCTGAGCCGGATGGAGACCTGAAATGGGCGATCCAGGCAGGAGTTGTAGTCGTCCAGGTGGCCCACCAATCGGTGACGCGCCTGTTCGGTGGAGTGACATCCTGCGTCGCGCAAGAGAATGGTGAAGCGGTCACCGCCGGGTCGCGCCAAAACGTCGGTCTCGCGGAAGGTCGAGCGCAGGATGGTCGCGGTGTCGCGCACCAGCCGATCGCCTTCGACCCGGCCGTACCGCTCGTTGATCGTCCGGAGTCCTTCCAACCGGGCGAATCCGAGCACCAGCTCGCTCTGCTGGCGCTTGGCCCGCCGGAGATCGTCGAGCACCCGGCCCTCGAAGCCGCGAAGGTTGGAGAGGCCGGTCAGCTCGTCCGTCAACGACAGCGCGAAGATCTGCGACTGCAGCCGGTGCCGCTCGATCGCGTAGCGCAGCGTGCGGCTCAGCACGCCGCCGTTGAACCGTCCCTTCACCAGGAAATCCTGCGCGCCGCGCCGCACAGCTTCGGCCGCGATCGCCTGATCCTCCAAGCTGCTGAGGATCACCAGCGGCACGCTCGGTGCCTCGCGGCTGAGCCGCTCGAACGATTCGAGCCCCTTGCTGTCGGGAAGGCCGAGATCGAGCACGACCACGTCCACCCCACCTCGGGCGAGCCGCTGAATGGCGCCCGCCAGACGGTCCTCTGTCTCCACCGCCGGCGTGGGATCATCGGTTTCGGCCAGAATCCGTCGGGCAAGGAACGTGTCGGCAGGATTGTCCTCGACCAGGAGAACGGTCGACGGGCCGCGGGTGGTGGAAGAGCTCAACGAGGCAACCTCAGAAAGGCTCCGGCCGTGTGCTTGGGAATGGGCGGAGTGTGCT from Gemmatimonadales bacterium includes:
- a CDS encoding ATP-dependent DNA helicase RecQ, with the translated sequence MSSSPAVAQLERALHARFGLSAFRPGQREAAEAVIEGRDVVAVMPTGAGKSLCFQLPALLLGGLTVVVSPLIALMKDQVDGLRARGIPAAALHSGLSPEERSTVEGELARGALALLYIAPERLASGSFRDLLGRARPVRLVIDEAHCISQWGHDFRPDYRRLAGLRAELGVAVAAFTATATPEVRADIAAQLGLQSPLELVTGFERSNLTLAVESCRGREEKEAALRRLLAEVGPPGIVYAATRKSVELWADFLAGQGLRTGRYHAGLGDEERTRVQEDFLAGRAEVIAATNAFGMGVDKADIRFVAHAELPGSVEAYYQEVGRAGRDGRPSRCTLLFSGADVRTQEFFLAGANPSASVLRTVWRLLGEGVPEEGIGERVGGNAVTSMSAATATRTLRRAAESAGIPLGTGPLPFPLEPLALKARRDRERLDTIIRYAFSRGCRTRFVFDYFAGGASRGAAPRCGTCDVCLGWRQGTARPLDDAELLRVRIALSGVGRLSGRFGVERVAQVLVGSRVRPVLDRGLDRIPTYGKLAGMPLEEVKDLLGVLADAGLVERHGIDGGRPGAFVLALTADGFAVARGQRRPELALPSAATPRGSDRKRVKPAEPAVADDVDPELLARLKGWRTEEARRRGMPPYIVFPDRTLVALAAAQPRTREALLQVRGIGPAKLEAYGERLLQLLA
- a CDS encoding response regulator, with translation MTVLVAEDEAEIRSPLRRLLVAQGFRVLDAADGPGALQISERHEGTIHLLLTDILMPGMNGGELARRLLLVRPALRVIFMSGYSDEAITTNGMLTPGAKFLQKPFSIEELACRLREALD
- a CDS encoding diguanylate cyclase codes for the protein MSSSTTRGPSTVLLVEDNPADTFLARRILAETDDPTPAVETEDRLAGAIQRLARGGVDVVVLDLGLPDSKGLESFERLSREAPSVPLVILSSLEDQAIAAEAVRRGAQDFLVKGRFNGGVLSRTLRYAIERHRLQSQIFALSLTDELTGLSNLRGFEGRVLDDLRRAKRQQSELVLGFARLEGLRTINERYGRVEGDRLVRDTATILRSTFRETDVLARPGGDRFTILLRDAGCHSTEQARHRLVGHLDDYNSCLDRPFQVSIRLRFSRQVPTREETLENLLRCADMALRSDQDQTRHAPTP